The nucleotide window GGCATCCCCTTCGATTATGTGCCGCACCCGGCCTTTCCCCACGCCTTCGGGCCGGAGATCTCCTGGTACAAGCTGTCGCTGGGGGAGGAGTGGCAGCATGCCTTGCGCGACAACGGCATGGCCTTCTTCGCCACCTCCGCGCTGCAGAGGACCCAGGTCTTTCTGTTCTGGCGCAGGGCGTGAGCGCGATGTCCCGGCCCTCCTTCCTCGACAAGTTCGTCACCCCCTCGCAGCGCCCGGAAGCGCGGAGCGAGCTGCACCAGGTCTGTGAGAACATCGAGGCCGTGCTCAACACCAAGGAGGGTTACGGCTACTTCGTCGAGGGCTTTGGCCTGGGGCGCTACACGGAGAAGTCCGGCACCCGGGACCTGATGAAGACGCTCACCGAGGAGATGCTGCACTCGGTGGAGCAGCATGAGCCGCGCTTGAAGGAGGCGCGGCTGGAGCTGCGGGGCCAGGACTCCGGCCTGTGGCTGCACTTCGTCTTGACTGGCTCCGTGACGGGCTCTGCCTGTACGCTTCGGGTTCTCTTCCACACCATCAGCGGCCAGGTGCGCGTGGAAGCCGACGAGGACGCGTGATGGAGAGCCCCCCCGGCGAACGGCTGTCCCTGTCGCTCACCCTGACGGTGGGGGGCACCGCCCACACGTTCACCGGGGGCCACATCAAGCGCTTCGCGCTGGAGCTGTGGAGCTGGGGGTGGGAGGGGGAGC belongs to Stigmatella erecta and includes:
- a CDS encoding GPW/gp25 family protein, encoding MSRPSFLDKFVTPSQRPEARSELHQVCENIEAVLNTKEGYGYFVEGFGLGRYTEKSGTRDLMKTLTEEMLHSVEQHEPRLKEARLELRGQDSGLWLHFVLTGSVTGSACTLRVLFHTISGQVRVEADEDA